A single genomic interval of Devosia oryziradicis harbors:
- a CDS encoding GumC family protein: protein MVDIASPNPHRSGSRAYARLGSEPAWTPSAPANSGQAAAGPTTVTLDKIGDFLELDFGRLFVWLRNGLLLSTVLAGTGAVAGGAYAVLSKPRYTVTTDIMIDPSNLQVVEGDLFSQPGQVDSQLLIAGSKLRVLTSRNVLARVVQDLNLVDDPEFVDRSAPLFALPFGGAASESEDDPEVTALRALSERVSTKADEKSFVASLQVSAEDTGKAIAISDGIVEAFRGELAEAEADGASRAAASLDSRLDELKADVQAAEERVEQFRRENNLAASSDGQLVSTQTMSALNTQVVDAQAKLIAAQTNYDSLVAAGSDANPSVGNTTSLQALRDRAGALQQQLLAQSMTLGPRHPTIVGLNAELGAVQTQIASEVDRAVAAAKTALDEAQANLAALTAQTANLTSAVFTDNDLQVQLRELERDAASKTAIYESFLSRARQITEREQIDTTNVRVISTAVPPAGRSWPPRTVLVIGMGAFAGLALGMMVAVAVGIWRDMRRPPVPRDAR from the coding sequence ATGGTTGACATCGCTTCTCCGAACCCACACCGCTCCGGATCCCGCGCCTATGCGCGGCTCGGGAGCGAGCCGGCATGGACCCCATCGGCGCCGGCCAACAGCGGCCAGGCGGCCGCCGGTCCCACAACCGTCACGCTCGACAAGATCGGCGATTTCCTGGAGCTCGATTTCGGGCGCCTGTTCGTCTGGCTGCGCAATGGCCTGCTGCTCTCCACCGTGCTGGCGGGCACGGGCGCGGTAGCTGGCGGCGCCTATGCCGTGCTCAGCAAGCCGCGCTACACCGTCACCACCGACATCATGATCGATCCGTCCAACCTGCAGGTGGTCGAGGGTGACCTGTTTTCCCAGCCGGGGCAGGTGGACAGCCAGTTGTTGATCGCCGGCAGCAAGCTGCGGGTCCTGACGTCGCGCAACGTGCTGGCCCGCGTGGTCCAGGATCTCAACCTTGTCGACGATCCCGAATTCGTCGACCGCTCGGCGCCGCTCTTCGCCCTGCCCTTCGGCGGGGCGGCGAGCGAAAGCGAGGATGACCCTGAGGTGACGGCCCTGCGTGCGCTCAGCGAGCGGGTCTCCACCAAGGCTGACGAAAAGTCCTTCGTCGCGAGCCTTCAGGTTTCGGCGGAAGATACCGGCAAGGCCATCGCCATCTCCGACGGCATCGTCGAGGCGTTCCGCGGCGAATTGGCGGAGGCGGAAGCCGATGGCGCGTCGCGCGCTGCCGCCTCGCTCGACAGCCGGCTCGATGAACTCAAGGCCGATGTCCAGGCTGCCGAGGAGCGCGTGGAGCAATTCCGCCGCGAGAACAACCTGGCGGCATCGAGCGATGGCCAGCTGGTCAGCACGCAGACCATGAGCGCGCTCAACACGCAGGTGGTCGACGCCCAGGCCAAGTTGATCGCCGCGCAAACCAACTACGATTCACTGGTTGCGGCTGGAAGCGACGCCAATCCGTCGGTCGGCAACACGACGAGCCTACAGGCCCTGCGCGACCGCGCCGGTGCGCTGCAGCAGCAGCTGCTGGCGCAGTCGATGACCCTTGGCCCGCGCCACCCGACCATTGTCGGCCTCAACGCCGAACTGGGCGCCGTGCAGACCCAGATCGCCTCGGAAGTGGACCGGGCTGTCGCCGCGGCCAAGACCGCGCTCGACGAGGCGCAGGCCAACCTGGCGGCGCTGACGGCCCAAACGGCGAACCTCACCAGCGCGGTCTTCACCGACAATGACCTGCAGGTGCAGTTGCGCGAACTGGAACGCGACGCGGCGTCCAAGACCGCAATCTATGAGAGCTTCCTGTCGCGGGCACGCCAGATCACCGAGCGCGAGCAGATCGACACCACCAATGTGCGCGTCATTTCGACGGCCGTGCCGCCGGCCGGTCGCTCGTGGCCACCGCGGACGGTGCTGGTCATCGGCATGGGTGCCTTTGCCGGCTTGGCGCTGGGCATGATGGTGGCCGTTGCCGTCGGCATCTGGCGCGACATGCGCCGGCCGCCCGTCCCGCGGGATGCGCGATAG
- a CDS encoding glucosamine inositolphosphorylceramide transferase family protein: protein MDKPHLLIDLSGQPEEGDIPTLALRFDGHRQFINGLRHMLATGSLPVITTVVGHDTVGIARPMISDRLWLTRIGNDVLAGAISLVEHSVARFFAGALTPIDTPVAEPATAGFLRHYFPQLATGLLDRLRHKLSRGRPFYWQTAYRIGEDAGVAERAALDGAPFAVLEDDGARFYADPFVVERDGECFLFVEEYPYATAKGVISVARLGPDGRFGVPKVVLEEPYHLSYPQVFSHDGTMFMLPESGGARRLVLYRAAAFPDRWEVHTVLLDDIDINDATLLQRDGRFWLFGTERRGSGSASDTLVVFSAPDLRGPWSPHRLNPIAIDRFGTRPGGAFIERDGRTFLPVQDGSRSYGGGLGLAELLRVDDEAVMLSAPAPIRAGSAWKRKGIHTLNRAGGVEVVDSAG, encoded by the coding sequence TTGGACAAGCCGCACCTGCTGATCGACCTGTCGGGCCAACCCGAAGAGGGGGACATCCCGACGCTCGCGCTGCGCTTTGATGGCCATCGCCAGTTTATCAATGGCCTAAGGCATATGCTGGCGACGGGTTCGCTGCCGGTCATCACAACTGTTGTGGGCCACGACACCGTGGGCATCGCGCGGCCAATGATCTCGGACAGGCTGTGGCTGACGCGAATTGGCAACGATGTCCTGGCCGGTGCGATTTCACTGGTCGAGCACAGCGTCGCCCGCTTCTTTGCGGGCGCGCTGACGCCTATCGATACGCCGGTGGCGGAGCCGGCCACGGCAGGGTTTCTGCGTCACTACTTCCCGCAACTGGCCACGGGCCTGCTGGATCGGCTTCGGCACAAGTTGAGCAGGGGGCGGCCGTTCTACTGGCAGACGGCGTACCGCATCGGCGAAGACGCGGGTGTCGCCGAACGCGCCGCGCTGGACGGCGCGCCGTTCGCAGTGCTGGAGGATGACGGCGCGCGCTTTTACGCAGACCCGTTCGTAGTCGAGCGCGACGGGGAGTGCTTTCTCTTCGTCGAGGAATATCCCTATGCCACCGCCAAGGGGGTGATTTCGGTCGCCAGGCTCGGGCCCGATGGCCGCTTCGGCGTGCCAAAGGTGGTGCTGGAAGAGCCCTACCATCTCTCCTATCCGCAGGTGTTCAGTCACGACGGGACCATGTTCATGCTCCCCGAAAGCGGTGGGGCGCGGCGGCTGGTGCTCTATCGCGCCGCCGCATTTCCCGACCGGTGGGAAGTCCACACCGTGCTGCTCGATGATATCGACATCAATGACGCCACCCTGCTGCAGCGGGACGGGCGGTTCTGGCTGTTCGGCACCGAGCGGCGCGGATCGGGCAGCGCGTCCGATACCCTGGTGGTGTTCTCGGCGCCGGACCTGCGCGGTCCCTGGTCGCCGCACAGGCTCAACCCCATCGCCATCGATCGCTTCGGCACCCGGCCTGGCGGCGCCTTCATCGAGCGGGATGGGCGAACCTTCCTGCCGGTGCAGGATGGTTCGCGGAGCTACGGCGGTGGGCTGGGGCTGGCCGAGTTGCTGCGCGTCGACGATGAGGCGGTGATGCTTTCCGCGCCAGCGCCGATCCGCGCCGGCTCGGCATGGAAGCGCAAGGGCATCCACACGCTTAACCGGGCCGGTGGAGTCGAGGTGGTGGACAGCGCCGGCTAA
- a CDS encoding VpsF family polysaccharide biosynthesis protein (VpsF, distantly related to oligosaccharide ligases, is encoded next to the probable flippase VpsE.) gives MSYSAVGPDPSEPAAGRRRNALTLLLVLGMAVALALRIIISPMMMERVVAYSAEGGAFYEKLHFGTYLMFAMLALTLFSRPFRLQGEEIDRFKALLWFCLAMIALVAVLFALGRPGASVFLIDTYLCAGAAGLSVLALGPDARRVLAEFVLAILILSAVIGIGEALTETRLLPYDLVELTFRPLGLSEHPLALGALCATAIGFVALTRWRIWVRLLAIFVLFIGCAASGARFALLLSVAEILVLLLFLPWPRLSRRHARRAKAVVLLLTLVGGTIMVALLAGGGLLSRFSETLFDENFYARLTVYQVFSMVGWKELLLGMPPADLLAMVNKELGLPFIESAQVVIGLTFGIPLALVFTWVFGWIMLRLLRGAPLAAWIGTATFLLAALSNNTLSGKQPIMTIVFVLLLAFGTPRQAFGMPRQNRQAD, from the coding sequence GTGAGCTATTCGGCCGTGGGCCCCGACCCCTCCGAGCCTGCCGCAGGCCGCCGGCGGAACGCGCTGACGCTGCTGCTCGTGCTCGGCATGGCTGTGGCCCTGGCCCTGCGTATCATCATCTCGCCCATGATGATGGAACGCGTAGTGGCTTATTCCGCCGAAGGCGGCGCCTTCTACGAGAAGCTGCATTTCGGCACCTATCTCATGTTCGCGATGCTGGCCCTCACCCTCTTCAGCAGGCCGTTCCGGTTGCAGGGTGAAGAGATCGACCGCTTCAAGGCTTTGCTTTGGTTTTGCCTGGCCATGATCGCCTTGGTGGCGGTCTTGTTCGCCCTGGGCCGCCCCGGTGCGTCGGTGTTCCTCATCGACACCTATCTCTGTGCCGGCGCCGCGGGCCTGAGTGTCCTGGCACTAGGCCCCGACGCGCGGCGCGTCCTCGCCGAATTCGTGCTGGCCATCCTGATCCTGAGCGCCGTGATCGGCATCGGTGAGGCGCTGACCGAGACGCGCCTGCTGCCCTATGACCTGGTCGAACTGACATTCCGACCCCTCGGGCTTTCCGAACACCCGCTCGCCCTGGGCGCGCTCTGTGCCACCGCCATCGGCTTTGTCGCGCTGACGCGCTGGCGCATCTGGGTGCGCCTGCTGGCCATCTTCGTCCTTTTTATCGGCTGTGCTGCCTCCGGCGCTCGCTTTGCCCTGCTTTTGTCGGTCGCCGAAATCCTGGTGCTGTTGCTGTTTCTTCCCTGGCCCCGGCTGTCGCGGCGCCACGCGCGGCGGGCCAAGGCCGTGGTGCTGCTGCTGACGCTGGTCGGCGGCACGATCATGGTCGCCCTGCTGGCTGGCGGCGGCCTGTTGAGCCGCTTCAGCGAGACGCTGTTCGACGAGAACTTCTACGCCCGGCTCACCGTCTACCAGGTCTTTTCCATGGTGGGCTGGAAGGAACTGCTGTTGGGCATGCCCCCCGCCGACCTGCTCGCCATGGTCAACAAGGAACTGGGCCTGCCCTTCATCGAAAGCGCCCAGGTGGTGATCGGGCTGACCTTCGGCATCCCGCTGGCGCTGGTTTTCACCTGGGTCTTCGGCTGGATCATGCTGCGGCTGCTGCGCGGCGCGCCGCTCGCGGCCTGGATCGGCACGGCGACCTTCCTGCTCGCCGCCTTGTCCAACAATACGCTGTCGGGCAAGCAGCCGATCATGACGATCGTCTTCGTGCTGCTGCTGGCTTTCGGTACGCCCCGGCAGGCCTTCGGCATGCCGCGACAGAACCGCCAGGCTGATTAG
- a CDS encoding glycosyltransferase: MGKRVVFHTASLRGGGAERVFTLMANALAARGHAVTLFTWNAEGPNAQLVADDVELVSLGLPIHGEGYGKPGTLKGIARSARFFAERKPDAVFAAPEFANLAMAIALSLSGSKARFFPSFHAAAGLPSSDVGAKLAIVLSRLVRSRASRAIAVSQGVGRDLEARGFPSSQVVVINNPLPTKLVPVAASYPWQADIAAMGDGPVVATAGRLVPVKDHRTLIAAFAKLRSQRPARLVIFGEGPLEAELRAQAEALGVGQSVLLPGYVNDPQACYRAADLFVLSSTSEGFGNVLIEAMAEGVPVVSTDAPHGPREILDNGRFGVLTPVGDVDALAAAIARTLDNPVAPELLWARASDFGVDLIADRYEALLD; the protein is encoded by the coding sequence GTGGGTAAACGCGTCGTCTTCCACACGGCGAGCCTGCGGGGTGGTGGCGCTGAACGCGTCTTCACCCTCATGGCCAATGCTTTGGCGGCGCGCGGGCATGCGGTGACGCTGTTCACCTGGAATGCCGAAGGCCCCAACGCGCAGCTGGTGGCAGACGATGTCGAGCTGGTCAGCCTGGGGCTGCCGATCCATGGCGAGGGCTATGGCAAGCCGGGGACATTGAAGGGCATTGCCCGCAGTGCCCGGTTCTTTGCCGAACGGAAGCCGGATGCGGTGTTTGCAGCACCGGAATTTGCCAATCTCGCCATGGCGATCGCGCTGTCGCTATCGGGCAGCAAGGCGCGGTTCTTTCCCAGCTTCCACGCGGCCGCGGGCCTCCCATCCAGCGATGTCGGCGCCAAGCTCGCCATTGTGCTGTCGCGGCTGGTGCGGTCCCGTGCGAGCCGGGCCATTGCCGTATCGCAGGGTGTTGGCCGCGACCTAGAGGCGCGCGGCTTTCCCTCGTCGCAGGTCGTGGTCATCAACAACCCCTTGCCGACAAAACTCGTGCCGGTCGCCGCAAGCTATCCCTGGCAGGCCGATATTGCCGCGATGGGCGACGGCCCGGTCGTCGCGACCGCCGGCCGGCTCGTTCCGGTCAAGGATCACCGCACGCTCATTGCCGCGTTTGCCAAGCTGCGCAGCCAGCGGCCGGCGCGGCTGGTGATTTTCGGCGAGGGTCCGCTGGAAGCAGAACTGCGCGCGCAGGCTGAGGCGCTCGGGGTCGGGCAGAGTGTGCTGCTGCCCGGTTACGTCAACGATCCCCAGGCCTGTTATCGGGCGGCGGATCTGTTCGTGCTGTCCTCGACCAGCGAAGGCTTCGGCAATGTGCTGATCGAGGCCATGGCCGAGGGCGTTCCGGTCGTCTCCACCGATGCACCGCATGGGCCGCGCGAGATTCTCGACAATGGCCGGTTCGGCGTCCTGACGCCCGTCGGCGATGTCGATGCGCTGGCAGCTGCCATCGCGCGGACGCTCGATAACCCCGTCGCACCCGAGCTGTTGTGGGCCCGCGCGTCGGACTTCGGCGTCGACCTCATTGCCGACCGTTACGAGGCGTTGTTGGATTAG